The Aedes albopictus strain Foshan chromosome 1, AalbF5, whole genome shotgun sequence genomic interval ttatgctggcctgcttactctcacagaagaatttgacgtttgagcggtgccgctccgctcaaacgtcaaattgtctgtgagagtaagcacttCAGCATAAACTCTCAGAAGTCCATAAACGCAGAAGTCCATAAATATCATACTTTAGGAATATGCTTGAGATCTTGTCAAGGGGTAGCCTTGGCTGAatgaatcaaaattcacgtacatTTTGGATGACGTGATTATATTTCTAATGCATTGAAAAAGTAATTGAAGGTAATATTTTGGTTAGaggatcttcatcttcttcttcattatggctcgacgtccccactgggacttggcctgcctcgcttcaacttagtgttctttgagcacttccacagttattaattgaagggctgtctttgcctgccattgcatgaatttgtacatttgtgaggcaagttcaatgatacactatgcccagggagtcgagaaaagtttcccgaccgaaactggaattgaacccgccgtcccggattggcgatccatagccttaacactGGCTTTCTGGTTTAGAGGATCTACTTGgatatatttcataacaaaaagaCACAATTAAAGTCTTGGTTGATTCGGTAGATTGAATGGTCCAAATTAATGTACTTTTTGAAGGATCTAGAATACCTGTAATACACTGACGCAGTAGCAAAAGTTAGTATTTTGACTGAGAGGGTCTACTTGGATATGTTTTGATACGATATAACATCTTTGAAACGTTTATTGATCTGGTAGATCAAGTAATCTTATTTCGGGACAATTTGGAGTGTCGTCAATATCTGAAATACTTTTGAATCGGTCAAAAATAGTTTTCTTGGCTCAATGAGTCTTATCAAACCTGCTCTGCATAAAATGTATGTTGTAAATTAATGTATTTATTTGAATCTTCCAGTATTacaactccaggacagtttggatgacctagaacatcccgaaaaaaatatttaacataATATATCATTGTTTCCCTAAGTATTATAATGTATATTGTGcatcccagcttaatcactcagatgctgatgatctcaaccagccgtcgtttattgcgaaaagattgcgccccgtttgatttgtatacggcggctgattattcatgacagctcccacccggcggctgcaaaaacagttttagccaaggtgcacaccgtgtgtaaatcatacgtgcgcggtctggcgcgatctgatgctgcgcgtttcgaacgcaacttgttgagaatctaagataagcgcgacaataccattggaaaaatataaattcattcccgaaatatgtgtagaaaaaagtcgtcccgaaagggttaaacGAGCGTGTAGCGTGTGTTATGGactttagtcctgttcaacgacgcaggttgaacttgctcgaagttgctgcatcctgctcttactcatttgtcaacaaacgtgtaagagcaggatgcagcaacttcgagcaagttcaacctacgtcgttgaacaggacttttGTGTGCAGAAAAAATGTTAAGCGTGGTTGTACTAAAGTATATTTAGTTGtccaaaaatgtctcacgaaacctaatgcaagcctgggtgaacaaaagatgtttacaaagttcttacagatagattaacccgggaaatctgaacacaaaccactaccacacaggaatttggattggtcaatagtggtttctgcgtttagtggtgttgcgtgtacgtacacgctgcattacacgaacactacctgagttactggttgaaaatagtaaacaaagatcagctgttcccggcaaaatcaaatgggcatgttttcaaccagtagatttgcattagtgttcgtgataccgcgctgcgaaaccactatattCACCACGGTTAATTTAGATCGCTTTCAAAACGAAAACGACTTTCTTTCCTTTTGTCACGTCATTCTTGTTTTGGTGTAGTtctgttttgttgtttttgttcggTCTCCTTTCCCCCCTTTCCCCTGGTCCGATCGCAGAGAGTCACAGACTGACACCCCGACTGAAACTCAAGTAGAAAAAAAATTGCAGACGATCTTGCGTCAGTCCTCACCGAAggattttgtattgttttgtgatAATTTTTATTTCTTATCAGTACTCTCGTGATAAGATTAGTTATTTTGTTCTGTAGACTGAACATACCAATACGGCTGTGTTATAAATTTGTGAAATCGATCAAGCAGTATGGACACAGGTAAAGTGAGAtggtttatttttagtttttttttcgtgataTTGCAACTAGCTTGGAATTTTATGTAGGTCAATAACGACACttgatttttttacaaacatgtattatgtttccagttcaaaaccgaattagcgacattttttctttgacttccgctgcttttgccttgcgtcaaacacaatgtcggaagtggggcgctgtattgtacacctggtgctctatacagcgccccacttccgacattatgtttaacgcaagacaaaagcagcggaagtcaaagaaaaaatgtcgctaattcggttttgaacttgaAACATAATAGGTAATTTGTACTTTTGTTTGAACcattattgaattttatttagACAATCCAGAATTTAAGTTGCAGAACGGAATAAAACGTAACACAAGCAGCAAACTGATAACACAGAGCTCTAACTTTCACTTTTATCTTCCGGGTGTGTCCTTGCTCATTACAGCTCGCACAAGAGGCGATGGAATGGAAAATGAAGCAATAAATGTTGCGGCATCATCATCAGTGCAATACCAGCAACGGAAGTCTTCCGATACTAACGGCGGTGTTTTCGCTGGCAACAGCGGCGAGATAAAGCTGCCCACCGATTTGGAGTTGCAACGCCTGCTACCTCATTCCGGCTCGAACCCGATTTACCGTCCCACAGAACTGGTTGCCGTGGGCAACGCCTCGCTTCCTCCGACTGTGCCAAAGGGCAAAATTTTCAATCTAGTTCCCAAGTTGGTGCCTCGCAGCAGAGCCTACTGCGACAAAAACAGCAGCAGCAATCTGAAGAGCCGGGAGCCAAAATTCGTGCCATTTGAACCGTACAAGGGAGCGGTTAATCCGATAATTCCATTCAAGAATAACGAGAACCGAGTCAAGATCAGCGATAGGAACAATCTGGACTTGAACGTGCTGGTGTCGCAAATGTCCACCATCACGAGCAAGGAACTGGGAGGGATGGAAGCGGCCAAAATACAGGAATTCGACGCGGAAAAGCAAAAGTATCAGAAGGAAATCGACGAATTAAAGAAGGAACGAGACTACTTCCAGGGCCAGCTTAAATTTCAGGCACAAGTAAACTCGGAACTGAAAAATTTGCTGGTGGCTGCCGTCGGGGAAGATCTGCAGACCAAGGTATAGTAACTCCTTCTTTCGTTTTGCATTTGTTTACTCAAATTTAGAGGAATTAATCTCGATTAATATTTGAGGAGTTTACAAGTCCGATGCTCATTCCAGTTGAGCAATGTAAACCAGgtataattctactagagcaaagcgttatatctgaCGCTTCCTCTATAGCAGATacgcagataccatgaaggttgggcggttgcgtatgttaagtaatccaagatttaCTGTTTAAGTATTCCATGAAATTGGAGCCCCTTAAGTAAATATCTGAGCTaccctagatgatatagtgagcactagcatcactgccaacaattagcggaatgtCTTTTGAATGCAGTATGCGTTGACTTCAGCTTGAAAGCAACCATAATCTagcggtaaatacaccgaacaataaaCTTATTTCctattgaggtttccaacagaaacATAAATTGTGATAGCATAAACATCTCTAGTGATTACTTCAGAGATGAGTATAGCAACGATTTCAATGTTGACCAGCAcatatgctcgaggcatgacacgcgagtttgccatttaatTTTCACTgatagtagcaaacaccgggttcacaaggtttcctaaggTTGGGCTAGGAGGACTAAAGCCATTTGGACAGTACCAATTTGCATAAGTCTGTAAaggttgatcgttgctgttcttctaTGCTGAAAATTGATTTGAGCTATTTTAACCGAAGAGTGatattaaactcttcgcaatcacAACACAAAGAGGAacaacagcaataaaaccagatcggtgaTGATTAGAGAacaccaaaggcgaggatacacataaTACACTGTGTTCATCGCATACTACGAATCCATattggtgaaaatttaaactaatctaTAGCATCTTCATAATTCCTCTCTAGTTTATACACGGTCGTTGTCGTCACGGTAACCATAAAATTACTACCAGAAATCAGCGAAATCAAGTATTACTTGCCATAAACATAAATGATTGCATTCGTCTAACTTCCATTCTTTTTCTTTCTACTTCCCAAAAGGTAAACGTTCTAACCGAGGATAAGCTCCATTTGGCCCGAAAGCTGCTAAATTCAGCGGAGAATCTGTCCTCCCACACTGAACAAATCGAGTTCCTCGCCGGCCAGAGCGAAGTGTGGCGCAGCAAGTTCCTGGCCAGCAGCCTGATGGTAGAGGAACTTGCCCGCTGGAAGACCAGTCTCTTGCAGAAGAACCGTATGCTGCTTGCCTCGAACAAGGAAATGCTAGAAACGACTTCCAAGCTGCGCGAAATGCAGCTCGACATCCTGCGTAATCTCAAGTTCCTATCCAACCGGAAGGACATTTCGCTCCCGTCGGCCAACGTATTGGATCTAACCGCCGAAAGTGTCAACCTTTCCGAACAGCTCGTCTTGGCCCATTCGGCACTGGGAATGCCGGAGCCACTGGAACTGACCGGGCTGGACACTATGTGCCCGGCGGAAAAGCTAGCGGTTCAAGCGCTGCAGCATTCGAACGAACCGTTGATGAACACGGATGAAGCATTCAGGGCCATCGTGGGGCAGGCATTCCCTTCGATCAATACCATGAAGCACCACCAGGCGGCGACAATGGCGGAATCACACGGCACTGCGGACTTTGTCGTGGTAGAAAATCCAGCCGTTGAAACAACGCCACACGTGGAGCAGTAGGATCGAGGTAggcgttttttattgttttgtagtTTGCTCGTTTTGGGATGAATAAGGGGATGTAAAAAGCATTTTTGAGTCAGCAATCAAAATCCACTGCTATTAAGGCATATAAACTTCGGATGCAATCTGTTTTAAACATAGGTTAGCTCTATAAAATTAGTCATATAAGTTTTATCGTATTATCTACGTGAGAAGAACGTGAGAGTGTACATTCTTTTGAAAGAACAATTCCTTGGAATTATCGAAATGTTTAAGTGCACACATAAAAATTTTTCCATTTTGGAGATGAACCAACCACGGGATGAAAATCTCTTTCATAAAGCAAATAATACCTaacatttttttgaataaaaGGAGAAATTGTCGAAACTTAGGGATCATTCAAGTATTACGTAACGTGACTTTTAGACTCCCTACCTCCCCCAAGTAAAAACTTTTTAATGCGAAGATTCAAAGTTTTGTATGAAACCTAACACCCCCTCCCACTCCACGTGGGCATtcacggtctcgtcgcagtctgcgcatTCCGGACAACactacctaaagcacccatggcctgaaagaaactgtgtcaaatgaaagttcacctcgccatggggcctgcttgtTCATTTAGAcgtgctcggtatgagcctgtgtgtccatctacccttgctggaagaatcccactCCCTCTGCCATTTCTACATAGACAATGTTCTGGCGATCCGCCACGGGCCTCTTTTGCCGCGtgcgcgtcgctcgaagcactcttcgtgctttgccaccactagtgctatgggcatcatgccctctagcacgcataccgcgtcctttgagaccgtgcggtatgcgctgaccaccctaagacacatcagcctgtgggtactctcgagtcgcttcacgtttcgattgacCACTAGCGCATTCGACCATGTAGAAGGTGCGCTGTTGTCGCGAGtagcttgcccttttgcaggcctattccacgtggcttctgaatttcagcttatcgtcgatcgtgACCCCCAATACTGTcagttgttcagacttgcggttgtataccaccaccacctccgttttgtagtGAGCGAGTGCCAACAGTCTCGACCTCACCCAGTCCACTATGCCGATTACGTGCGCTGCTGTCAGTTCCTCTTTCTATATCGAcacgccgtataccacgagggtaatatcaacggcaaagccgaccagctttacgccatcatacgccgcgttccatagtaccgagcTCAAGATGgagccctgaggtacccccgcggtgatgcTGTAGCTCCTTTCGACTTCCTCTGTGTCTTAGATTAGCACGCTATTCTGAAagaagctctccagtatccggcataggctaaccgggaacCCTAGGTGGTGTatgcgatgagctcgtcgttcgtctCCGGGGTGACCTTGCTTTAGCCGGTTCGGCCATAGGGGACGGGGGTCCATGGTTACATCGTAGCGCGAGAACaatgtttccacgatcttctgcagcatctcgggggagcgttctgggggtgctgacgcccTTCGTTACGGCGATGACTACCCTGAAAGCATCACCTCATGTTGTTGGCCTcttgttggctgcctggcagagattatcGTAGCACGTTGGCTTACGCgcctttgttcagtgccagtttagccctGTATTTCTGGGCAGGGATCGCATTGGCATTGCAGCGTCCAAGCACGGCTCatggttccgactagatcaccgctggatagatcgtcggagTTACCCTCCACAAGCAATCGTTCCACAAATTCCGGCTTATCGAAGCTCGATGACTGaacatccccgatgacggtcgatgacttgCGGCTGTGACCGTCTTTCTCCGGGTTCACCGTGTATCGAACCGCCAGATGGTCATTGTTCGTGTATCCATCgttgaccctccagtccgagctagggtttagacccgggctccagaaggtcacatcaatgatgaactctgcaccgttcctactgtaggttttttggTCGTCTACGTgtgcgacatccacgttcagtctagccatagcttcgagtagagcccagcctctcgcgatAGTCAAGccgctaccccactcaatcgcccaggcattGAAAGCTTCACCGCACCGTTGACTACGGGACACAATCCCAGTAGTGCGCATGATAGCGAATCCACCATAGACGAAATCAACCACCTGTGAGGAACATGACAACCGCAGTAGTACACCACGTTGatattcgctattgcgaagccctcgtgcgacgtgggaattatttcctggaccggaaaacgaccggttgcacagatcgccgctagcCGCTAGGAGGGATGCACTAAGGGTGCGATAGTAAGGTGATGTCTGtatttgactccgagactgacttccacagcaactgttgtgcggcttcaaagTGGTTCAAGTTTAGCTgtataacctgcattatcgtcagTTGGTTCGACcttctcgcgtgcctggacatttaggcccgctcGTCGGGTGGTCCTTGTCCGCCGTGAAAGTCAggtattttggtgccgagttgcactccctggcgaaatGGCCCTCCACTcagcacttcctgcagagcttgctcctgCCGGGACCCTTACACGCCCACGATTTatgtccttgctcaaagcacttgaagcacgtcaCTGGCAGCTCGTATACGCTGAGCAGGCACACTGACCAGCCTACCCTGATCTGACCAATTATagtcgccttgttcacctccCCTATGGAGAACTTGATCGTAGCGATCTGTGTGCCTGTGAAGTCctttcgcaggcggatcgatgcacttggttcGTCTACCTCGCACTGTTGTTTAAGTGTAGCTGCGAGGTcttctgcgtcggtgatctcgtccaggttttttacactggagagtcgcctctgCCGTTAGGGTTCCTACCTGAACTTTTTCGCCCAATACCTGTTGAGCAAGTGCTTTGTAGGAGGagccttttttatttatttttttacatcatttaacctaatttacagctcttttgttgactagggcactgcgtgagcgattccaattggcacttaCATTTTTTACAGCccgtaaatgtattctattattattctaccatacaccgagaaaaaattctactcaaaattgagttggatCCGACTCAGTTTTTTGAGTAGatttgaagcaatttctttaTTGTTGCCGGAACATCCTTTCAGAAAAAGATACTTTACGACATCGGCAGGTGGTgatttttctgaacaaattctagCACCACTAATTGCCGAAGTCGTAAATCACTTTATTTGTCGAAAAAAGAGATAAATTCCACCAACATTGTGAAAATATGTTGCTTCCTTGCAGCCGCTGCCGTCCGCCATGAGCaaacttttgttttgcctttTCGTCTATCTCCGGATCTGACAGTTTAGAAACATCGATTCGCTCAATctttactcaaaaatgagtaaccaAGTCAACGCGATCAACTGAGTAAAAGCACCTCATTGTCATCAAGCGAGCTTACTCAGTTTGCGACAATTCTTCGCGGTCGACGAAACTGAGTTGTCGTTACTCAtcgactgagtagaattttttctcagtgtatcgAACTgcttgcctttgcgctgctgtcatggtagaatgatgagcacgaggttgTTGATGTGTGACTCTTGTTCATTTTGCAGTCCAATTGGGGTCCATTATgatttgccgttagccgatatccaggtttccgggtccgttggagcatatgctctgaagagggtcaggtgccagccgctctctgggggaagagcaactgacgaaaaattgcaattgTCGGGGCtgcgatcgaacccatgaccatccacttatgaagtgaacgtgtagccactacgctaggGGTCCCGGCTAGAGGTGCCTTTTTTGGACGCCTGCTTcttcatctctccagtcctggtgcgccggatgctttttataTCCGCGCCCAGCGGTGACAGACGATTTTAGCCTCGCATGGCCCTCATCACCTCGCCGTACGTGTCTATCTCgattttgaagaccagcgcatcGTTCCGATCGCGTTTGCGGGCTGACTTCACTTTTTTCACTATCTTCTTCTTTCCAATCGTAACCCAAGGGTTATCCGTCCATTGGTCCGGTTGGTCACCGTTCCTCTAAAGGTTGGCCTCTTGCAGCTTGGTTTCCCTACCCTTTGCGCGTTTCCGATTTTCTTATTTAAAATCAAGTGTTCGGATTGCAGACCAAGTGTCTATCTCGTTTGTGATCTTAAATGTGTTGATGCAAGGCGTTGAAttttcaaatttactgttcaacattgcactcgaagcagCATTTAGAGTGTTTATTGCACTCTATTTACTAAGTATTTAGAGGGGTAATTGCACTCGAAACAGTATTTAGAGTGTTTAGGCGTGCACAGTATTGATCCAATCAATGgaacactaaaataactaaaacggccgctataaaatgaacagatagcgccaccgtagccttgtgtgttcgacgtaactcgactgctgtcactgtgttaccgtccatatactgtggcgcttttgttttgatgcggtgagtagcggaaaagtcggcttcagtgATCCATTCCGGTAGTAGTAGAGTCTAGGAATCTCTCacacctcgaaaaaaaaaaatacagcgaGAATAGGCTTGAAAATAAATTTGACCTTGACGAACTACATGATTGCGGGTAGAAATAGAGGCAGGCCTAGTTGTAGTAGCGATGATGTAAtgtttgatggggatgtgtttgaagtttttgaaggatttgttTATCTTGTGACATACGACAATGACGTTTACCATGAAGTGAAAGGCATtggtattgcagctgcgaatagtgACTTTTAGCGCTCTACTATACGTTGGAATGCAGTTAGGCTACTTTGTAGCCAAAAAGATATCAACGAACAATTAGTTCGAAAAAGTCCTTCGTCTAAAAACGGATTTGTGATACAAAATTAAAACCCCTCTTGGTGATGCAGAATTTCGATTTTTAGTTGTGTATTAACTTAATCGGCCTTAGAGTACATTTTCTTCctaaattttgaaaacaattgcTTCCACTAATTTTCATCGGCGCCGTTTTTTTTACTTTCAATTCGCGACCTGTTTCTTTGCTTCTCTTCAGTACTGAAGCAGCACCAAGCTAAATGACATTAATCCCATTTTTTGCCTTCGTCTATTCAAATTGCCAAAACACTTTTAATTTACGGTACGCAATACTTGGATTTTGTTCATTCTCGTTCCATAAGGGGTAGAATGGAGACTTTTCCTCAGTTTAAATGTCGTTAAACTTAATAAAATTAAACATGATCCATCGTCGTGACCTACCTGATCGCGGTTGTGGGGTAAACTTACAGCTGGCAGGACTCTGATGTAATCCATACAAAAACAACAAAGACGGCTGGAAACGGTAGGTGTTGCAAGGATACGATAGGAGGAGGTGTTATGGACACTTAAAATAACACATACGATGGCATTCGGTTCGGTTTTACAGGAAACGAACTCCACTGGACGACGCATGTGCCATCAGAGTGCTGGCAGCTTGTTGTGTTTCTAGCAGCAAACGTGCCTCATTGAGCCAATCTAAGGCGGCCTTCCTCGACGCACCCTGCAGCAGGTTCATGTACTGGACCGTTTTAACCAGATCTCCTCGATCCAGCCAGTAGCGCGCACGGTTCAGAATATCGTACGTGTCC includes:
- the LOC109621241 gene encoding golgin-45 isoform X1; the encoded protein is MDTARTRGDGMENEAINVAASSSVQYQQRKSSDTNGGVFAGNSGEIKLPTDLELQRLLPHSGSNPIYRPTELVAVGNASLPPTVPKGKIFNLVPKLVPRSRAYCDKNSSSNLKSREPKFVPFEPYKGAVNPIIPFKNNENRVKISDRNNLDLNVLVSQMSTITSKELGGMEAAKIQEFDAEKQKYQKEIDELKKERDYFQGQLKFQAQVNSELKNLLVAAVGEDLQTKVNVLTEDKLHLARKLLNSAENLSSHTEQIEFLAGQSEVWRSKFLASSLMVEELARWKTSLLQKNRMLLASNKEMLETTSKLREMQLDILRNLKFLSNRKDISLPSANVLDLTAESVNLSEQLVLAHSALGMPEPLELTGLDTMCPAEKLAVQALQHSNEPLMNTDEAFRAIVGQAFPSINTMKHHQAATMAESHGTADFVVVENPAVETTPHVEQ
- the LOC109621241 gene encoding golgin-45 isoform X2 yields the protein MENEAINVAASSSVQYQQRKSSDTNGGVFAGNSGEIKLPTDLELQRLLPHSGSNPIYRPTELVAVGNASLPPTVPKGKIFNLVPKLVPRSRAYCDKNSSSNLKSREPKFVPFEPYKGAVNPIIPFKNNENRVKISDRNNLDLNVLVSQMSTITSKELGGMEAAKIQEFDAEKQKYQKEIDELKKERDYFQGQLKFQAQVNSELKNLLVAAVGEDLQTKVNVLTEDKLHLARKLLNSAENLSSHTEQIEFLAGQSEVWRSKFLASSLMVEELARWKTSLLQKNRMLLASNKEMLETTSKLREMQLDILRNLKFLSNRKDISLPSANVLDLTAESVNLSEQLVLAHSALGMPEPLELTGLDTMCPAEKLAVQALQHSNEPLMNTDEAFRAIVGQAFPSINTMKHHQAATMAESHGTADFVVVENPAVETTPHVEQ